A part of Micromonospora chersina genomic DNA contains:
- a CDS encoding GNAT family N-acetyltransferase — translation MRIRRLAAEERLTTSFPLQAYAFETSPPAATRTEEFRAYLPYNAGNRTLIVEEDGVTTAAVSAVPMRQNLRGAVLPMAGVAGVATHPLARRRGHVRALLDRLLDEMRDEGHALTALYPFRASFYERFGYVGLPRRRTAVFAPADLAPLLRADLPGEVVWERVGAGYDRWRAYTERCLRERHGFAVFPDFRAVGLRDRDDRWLLTAVRDGATVGAVTYRIDDHGGTLVADDLLADDPYARASLLQFFARHVDQVERISVELPADELPELWLTDLAVHVEARVSRPGSPAPMARLLSLDALADQPVGTGRVVVELVGDRWLGGTHLLDGATGTLEVLPGDAAAGSVPTARLTAAGLSALAYGVLDPAEVAVRGLGEVPVDAAAELRRIFPRELPYLFADF, via the coding sequence ATGCGCATTCGCCGGTTGGCCGCCGAGGAACGCCTGACCACCAGCTTCCCGCTCCAGGCGTACGCCTTCGAGACATCGCCGCCGGCGGCGACCCGGACCGAGGAGTTCCGCGCGTACCTGCCGTACAACGCGGGCAACCGGACGCTGATCGTCGAGGAGGACGGCGTCACGACGGCCGCCGTGTCCGCGGTGCCGATGCGGCAGAACCTGCGCGGCGCCGTGCTGCCCATGGCCGGCGTCGCCGGGGTGGCCACCCACCCGCTGGCCCGCCGGCGCGGGCACGTGCGCGCGCTGCTGGACCGGCTCCTCGACGAGATGCGGGACGAGGGGCACGCGCTGACGGCGCTCTACCCGTTCCGCGCCTCGTTCTACGAGCGCTTCGGCTACGTCGGGCTGCCCCGGCGACGTACCGCGGTCTTCGCCCCGGCGGACCTGGCGCCGCTGCTCCGCGCCGACCTGCCCGGCGAGGTGGTCTGGGAGCGGGTCGGCGCCGGCTACGACCGGTGGCGGGCGTACACCGAACGCTGCCTGCGCGAGCGGCACGGGTTCGCGGTCTTCCCGGACTTCCGGGCGGTCGGGCTGCGCGACCGGGACGACCGCTGGCTGCTCACCGCCGTCCGGGACGGCGCGACGGTCGGCGCGGTCACCTACCGGATCGACGACCACGGCGGCACGTTGGTGGCGGACGACCTGCTGGCCGACGACCCGTACGCCCGGGCGTCGCTGCTCCAGTTCTTCGCCCGCCACGTCGACCAGGTGGAGCGGATCAGCGTCGAGTTGCCCGCCGACGAGCTGCCCGAGCTGTGGCTCACCGACCTCGCCGTGCACGTCGAGGCACGGGTGTCGCGGCCCGGCTCGCCCGCCCCGATGGCCCGGCTGCTCAGCCTGGACGCGCTCGCCGACCAGCCGGTCGGCACCGGCCGGGTCGTCGTCGAGCTGGTCGGCGACCGCTGGCTGGGCGGCACCCACCTGCTCGACGGCGCCACCGGCACGCTGGAGGTGCTCCCCGGGGACGCCGCCGCGGGCAGCGTCCCGACCGCGCGGCTCACCGCCGCCGGGCTGTCCGCCCTGGCGTACGGGGTGCTCGACCCGGCCGAGGTGGCCGTGCGGGGGCTCGGTGAGGTGCCGGTGGACGCGGCCGCCGAGCTGCGCCGGATCTTCCCGCGGGAGCTGCCGTACCTGTTCGCCGACTTCTGA
- a CDS encoding helix-turn-helix domain-containing protein yields MAAAPPAGDRTAEAVGRRIRALREEREMSLSTLARLAGVGKATLSGLENGTRNPTLETLYAITAQLGVPLTAVLSGPAETPTVRGTAVGATLLEVFSDTDATYELYRMRVSPGPAQLSPAHQAGVTEHVTVFSGVLRAGPVDAPLTAGPGEYLRWVSDVPHSYAAVGDEVVRASLLLRYPRVTTVDG; encoded by the coding sequence ATGGCAGCTGCCCCACCAGCCGGTGACCGGACCGCGGAAGCCGTCGGCCGGCGCATCCGCGCCCTCCGCGAGGAGCGGGAGATGTCCCTGTCCACGCTCGCCCGCCTGGCCGGCGTCGGGAAGGCCACCCTCTCCGGGCTGGAGAACGGCACCCGCAACCCCACCCTGGAGACCCTGTACGCGATCACCGCCCAGCTCGGCGTGCCGCTCACCGCCGTGCTCTCCGGGCCGGCGGAGACGCCGACCGTACGCGGCACCGCCGTGGGGGCCACGCTGCTGGAGGTCTTCAGCGACACCGACGCGACCTACGAGCTGTACCGGATGCGGGTCAGCCCCGGCCCCGCGCAGCTCTCCCCGGCGCACCAGGCCGGCGTCACCGAACACGTGACCGTCTTCTCCGGCGTGCTCCGCGCCGGCCCGGTGGACGCGCCGCTGACCGCCGGCCCGGGCGAGTACCTGCGCTGGGTCTCCGACGTGCCGCACAGCTACGCCGCCGTCGGCGACGAGGTGGTCCGGGCGAGCCTGCTCCTGCGCTATCCCCGAGTGACCACAGTGGATGGTTGA
- a CDS encoding STAS domain-containing protein produces MSLTVHTEQRGDVVVVSVAGELDMATAPQLQDQITDLLDKGRNRLVFDLAEVSFCDSTGLSVFVRAKNSCDEAGGVVRLAAPQRGVLRILEVSGLVEVLHTYPTVEQAVAGDPTPASS; encoded by the coding sequence ATGTCCCTGACGGTGCACACGGAACAGCGCGGCGACGTGGTCGTCGTGTCGGTCGCGGGCGAGCTGGACATGGCGACGGCACCGCAGCTCCAGGACCAGATCACGGACCTGCTGGACAAGGGGCGCAACCGCCTCGTGTTCGACCTGGCCGAGGTGTCGTTCTGCGACTCCACCGGGCTGTCGGTGTTCGTACGCGCCAAGAACAGCTGCGACGAGGCCGGCGGCGTGGTCCGGCTGGCCGCCCCGCAGCGTGGCGTGCTCCGCATCCTCGAGGTCAGTGGCCTGGTCGAGGTGCTGCACACCTATCCGACGGTGGAGCAGGCCGTGGCGGGCGACCCCACACCGGCCTCCTCCTGA
- a CDS encoding PP2C family protein-serine/threonine phosphatase: MTLILRSAILNDVGLVRTNNEDSALAGDRLVAVADGMGGLPAGEVASEIVIRILDELTPPTVPDEAADALRAVVSTANQRIRAAITVDPARDGMGTTLTAGLLAGDTLVLAQVGDSRCYLLRDNELSQLTRDDTFVQALVDQGALSPDQARHHPQRSLVTRAVQGSDAPPAVGVLTVFAGDRLLLCSDGLSDYVEDAAIASALATYGDRQQCGEQLVKLAHQAGAPDNVTVVVSDVTEA; encoded by the coding sequence ATGACGCTCATCCTCCGCTCGGCCATCCTGAACGACGTCGGCCTCGTCCGGACCAACAACGAGGACTCCGCCCTCGCCGGCGACCGCCTGGTAGCGGTGGCCGACGGCATGGGCGGCCTCCCCGCCGGCGAGGTGGCCAGCGAGATCGTCATCCGCATCCTCGACGAGCTGACCCCGCCGACCGTGCCGGACGAGGCCGCCGACGCGCTGCGCGCCGTGGTGAGCACCGCGAACCAGCGGATCCGCGCCGCCATCACTGTCGACCCGGCGCGCGACGGCATGGGCACCACGCTCACGGCCGGCCTGCTCGCCGGCGACACCCTGGTCCTCGCCCAGGTCGGCGACTCCCGCTGCTACCTGCTGCGGGACAACGAGCTGAGCCAGCTCACGCGGGACGACACCTTCGTGCAGGCGCTTGTCGACCAGGGCGCGCTCTCCCCCGACCAGGCCCGCCACCACCCGCAGCGCTCGCTCGTCACCCGGGCGGTCCAGGGCTCGGACGCGCCGCCCGCCGTCGGGGTGCTCACCGTGTTCGCCGGCGACCGGCTACTGCTGTGCAGCGACGGCCTCTCCGACTACGTGGAGGACGCCGCCATCGCCTCGGCGCTGGCCACCTACGGCGACCGGCAGCAGTGCGGCGAGCAACTGGTGAAGCTCGCCCACCAGGCCGGCGCGCCGGACAACGTCACAGTGGTGGTCTCCGACGTCACCGAGGCCTGA
- a CDS encoding MFS transporter — protein sequence MTPPPTATAAPVSDAPTTDVTPGPAPAAAPAPPAAPARGGLLVLVGMLLVAVNLRAAVTSLGALLDEIRDGLGLSGTMAGLVTTLPTIAFAGLGALTPWLVRRWAAARVLVVAMLALTVGQVLRVVTDSAAVFVLTSALALAGIAVANILLPMLVKQHFPHRTGLVTGAYTMALTVGTTVAAASAVPVAHAFGSWRAGLGVWAGLAAVAVLPWVPLALRARAARRAPAPAVAAAGAARVRPARTRLGWAMAVYFGAQSLSGYAIMGWLAQLFRDAGYAPEAAGLLLAGVTALGVPVALMMPTLAGRLPTLRPLVLSLTAFSTAAYVGLALAPHGLAPLWVLLLALGQGAFPLILTTIGLRARTAEGTVALSAFAQSTGYVIAALGPLLVGVLYEATGGWTAPIGFLLVALAVQTAAGMVIARPRQIEDER from the coding sequence ATGACCCCGCCACCCACGGCCACCGCGGCTCCCGTCAGCGACGCTCCCACCACCGACGTGACCCCCGGACCGGCCCCGGCCGCCGCCCCCGCGCCCCCGGCCGCCCCGGCGCGCGGCGGCCTGCTGGTCCTGGTCGGCATGCTGCTGGTCGCGGTCAACCTGCGTGCCGCGGTGACCAGCCTGGGTGCCCTGCTCGACGAGATCCGCGACGGGCTGGGCCTGTCCGGCACGATGGCCGGCCTGGTCACCACGCTGCCCACCATCGCCTTCGCCGGGCTCGGCGCGCTCACCCCGTGGCTGGTCCGGCGCTGGGCCGCCGCCCGGGTGCTGGTGGTGGCCATGCTGGCGCTGACCGTCGGGCAGGTGCTCCGCGTGGTCACCGACTCGGCGGCGGTGTTCGTGCTCACCAGCGCGCTCGCGCTGGCCGGCATCGCGGTCGCGAACATCCTGCTGCCCATGCTGGTCAAGCAGCACTTCCCGCACCGCACCGGGCTGGTCACCGGGGCGTACACGATGGCGCTGACGGTGGGCACGACGGTGGCCGCCGCCTCGGCGGTGCCGGTGGCCCACGCCTTCGGCTCCTGGCGGGCCGGGCTCGGCGTCTGGGCCGGGCTGGCCGCGGTGGCCGTACTCCCGTGGGTGCCGCTGGCGCTGCGGGCCCGGGCCGCGCGACGCGCGCCGGCCCCGGCGGTGGCCGCCGCCGGAGCGGCGCGGGTCCGCCCGGCGCGGACCCGGCTCGGCTGGGCCATGGCGGTCTACTTCGGGGCGCAGTCGCTCAGCGGGTACGCGATCATGGGTTGGCTGGCCCAGCTCTTCCGGGACGCCGGCTACGCGCCCGAGGCGGCCGGCCTGCTGCTCGCCGGAGTGACCGCGCTCGGCGTGCCGGTGGCGCTCATGATGCCCACCCTGGCCGGCCGGCTGCCCACGCTGCGCCCGCTGGTGCTGTCACTGACCGCCTTCTCCACGGCCGCGTACGTCGGCCTGGCGCTCGCGCCGCACGGCCTCGCGCCGCTCTGGGTCCTGCTGCTGGCCCTCGGCCAGGGCGCGTTCCCACTGATCCTGACCACGATCGGACTCCGGGCCCGGACCGCCGAGGGGACCGTCGCGCTGTCCGCCTTCGCGCAGAGCACCGGCTACGTGATCGCCGCGCTCGGCCCGCTGCTGGTCGGCGTCCTCTACGAGGCGACCGGGGGCTGGACCGCGCCCATCGGCTTCCTGCTGGTGGCGCTCGCCGTGCAGACGGCCGCGGGCATGGTGATCGCCCGTCCCCGGCAAATCGAGGACGAGCGCTGA
- a CDS encoding benzoate/H(+) symporter BenE family transporter, whose protein sequence is MTGRLQPVLAGVVTALVGFASSFTVVLAGLRAVGADQRQAASGLLALCVASGCCAVWLGLRHRLPLAIAWSTPGAALLVATGPVPGGWPAAVGAFLLTGLLIVAAGLVPALGRAVAAIPAPIASAMLAGVLLPLCTAPVRALVEVPRLAGPVVLAWLLLHRFARRWAVPGALAVAVVAIALTSHGPARIDAAPTVALTAPAWTLPAIVGLALPLFLVTMAAQNVPGTAVLAGYGYRAPLGSALRVTGLATALGAPAGGHAVNLAAITAALAAGPDAHPDPERRWIASVTAGIGLALLGLGAGAATALVLLSPPVLVEAVAGLALLGALAGAVATAVAEPDAREAAVVTLVVTASGVSLLGVGGAFWGLVAGWLMLLLFRRRRTTTPLAESEQEPEPAAPARAG, encoded by the coding sequence ATGACCGGTCGACTGCAACCCGTGCTGGCCGGTGTGGTGACCGCCCTGGTCGGCTTCGCCAGCTCGTTCACTGTGGTGCTGGCCGGGCTGCGCGCGGTCGGCGCCGACCAGAGGCAGGCCGCCTCCGGGCTCCTCGCCCTCTGCGTCGCCAGCGGCTGCTGCGCGGTCTGGCTCGGCCTACGGCACCGGCTGCCGCTCGCCATCGCCTGGTCCACCCCCGGCGCCGCGCTGCTGGTCGCCACTGGGCCGGTGCCCGGCGGCTGGCCCGCGGCGGTCGGCGCGTTCCTGCTCACCGGCCTTCTGATCGTCGCTGCCGGACTCGTTCCCGCGCTCGGCCGGGCGGTCGCCGCGATCCCCGCGCCGATCGCCAGCGCCATGCTCGCCGGGGTGCTGCTGCCGCTCTGCACCGCGCCCGTACGGGCCCTGGTCGAGGTGCCCCGGCTGGCCGGGCCGGTGGTGCTCGCCTGGCTGCTCCTGCACCGGTTCGCCCGCCGCTGGGCGGTGCCCGGCGCGCTCGCCGTGGCCGTGGTGGCGATCGCGCTGACCTCGCACGGGCCGGCCCGGATCGACGCCGCCCCGACCGTGGCGCTGACCGCCCCGGCCTGGACCCTGCCCGCGATCGTCGGGCTGGCGCTGCCGCTGTTCCTGGTCACCATGGCCGCGCAGAACGTGCCGGGCACGGCCGTGCTGGCCGGCTACGGCTACCGCGCCCCGCTGGGCTCCGCGCTGCGGGTGACCGGGCTCGCCACCGCGCTCGGGGCGCCCGCCGGCGGGCACGCGGTGAACCTGGCCGCGATCACCGCCGCGCTGGCCGCCGGCCCGGACGCCCACCCCGACCCGGAGCGGCGCTGGATCGCCTCGGTCACCGCCGGGATCGGCCTCGCGCTGCTCGGTCTGGGGGCCGGCGCGGCGACCGCACTGGTCCTGCTCTCCCCGCCGGTCCTCGTCGAGGCGGTGGCCGGGCTCGCGCTGCTCGGCGCGCTGGCCGGCGCCGTCGCGACGGCGGTGGCCGAGCCGGACGCCCGGGAGGCCGCGGTCGTCACCCTCGTGGTCACCGCCTCCGGGGTGAGCCTGCTCGGCGTCGGCGGCGCGTTCTGGGGACTGGTCGCCGGTTGGCTCATGCTGCTGCTGTTCCGCCGCCGTCGGACCACCACGCCACTGGCCGAGTCGGAGCAGGAGCCGGAACCGGCCGCCCCGGCCCGGGCGGGCTGA
- a CDS encoding NAD-dependent epimerase/dehydratase family protein: MRIVIVGATGNVGTALLRRLRRESGAELVGVARRMPGPDAGEPYDAVEWHSCDVGAPDAVEKLAAAFAGARAVVHLAWQIQPSHDQRTLHRTNVGGSRAVIEAAVRAGVPALVYASSVGTYAPGPKDHPVSENWPATGVETSSYSRDKAEVEALLDGLQRERPELRVVRLRPGLTFQRDAGTEIRRYFLGPLAPVRLLRYGRIPLVPTNRRLRMQAVHADDVADAYARAVLGDARGAFNVAADPVLTSELVARHFHGWTVPVATPVLRAAAALTWRARLQPVDTGWVDLALNAPLMSSERAERELGWTPRVDSVTALKELFEGMSSRTGTTSPPMSANPMLPGRSTALLKARLPGHPNPY; this comes from the coding sequence ATGCGCATCGTGATCGTGGGGGCGACCGGCAACGTGGGGACGGCGCTGCTGCGCCGGCTGCGGCGGGAGTCCGGGGCGGAGCTGGTCGGTGTGGCGCGCCGGATGCCCGGGCCGGATGCCGGTGAGCCGTACGACGCTGTGGAGTGGCACTCCTGCGACGTGGGGGCGCCCGACGCGGTCGAGAAGCTGGCGGCGGCCTTCGCAGGGGCGCGCGCCGTGGTGCACCTGGCCTGGCAGATCCAGCCCAGCCACGACCAGCGCACGCTGCACCGGACCAACGTCGGCGGCAGCCGCGCGGTGATCGAGGCCGCCGTCCGGGCCGGCGTGCCCGCCCTGGTGTACGCCTCGTCGGTCGGCACCTACGCGCCCGGCCCGAAGGACCATCCGGTGAGCGAGAACTGGCCGGCGACCGGGGTGGAGACGTCGTCGTACAGCCGGGACAAGGCCGAGGTGGAGGCGCTGCTGGACGGGTTGCAGCGGGAGCGCCCGGAGCTGCGGGTGGTGCGGCTGCGGCCGGGGTTGACGTTCCAGCGGGACGCCGGCACGGAGATCCGGCGCTACTTCCTCGGCCCGCTGGCGCCGGTGCGGCTGCTGCGGTACGGCCGGATCCCGCTGGTGCCGACGAACCGGCGGCTGCGCATGCAGGCGGTGCACGCCGACGACGTGGCCGACGCGTACGCCCGGGCCGTGTTGGGTGATGCGCGCGGCGCCTTCAACGTCGCCGCGGACCCGGTGCTGACCTCGGAGCTGGTGGCCCGGCACTTCCACGGCTGGACGGTGCCGGTGGCCACCCCGGTGCTGCGCGCGGCGGCGGCGCTGACCTGGCGGGCGCGGCTGCAACCGGTCGACACCGGCTGGGTCGACCTGGCTCTGAACGCCCCGCTCATGTCGAGCGAACGAGCCGAGAGGGAACTGGGCTGGACGCCGCGGGTCGACAGCGTGACGGCCCTGAAGGAGTTGTTCGAAGGCATGTCCAGCCGCACCGGCACCACCTCCCCACCGATGTCAGCGAACCCAATGCTCCCCGGCCGCTCCACCGCCCTCCTGAAGGCCCGCCTCCCCGGCCACCCCAACCCCTACTGA
- a CDS encoding FadR/GntR family transcriptional regulator encodes MTPAVDSVAVPPRGHRVRQTIEQLRARILGGEWPVGAKIPTEPQLVAALGVGRNTVREAVRALVHAGVLECRQGSGTYVVSTDELAPVVARRLTDDRMAEVIEVRRAFEVEAARLAALRRTPEDLAALDGALATREAAWRSGRVGQFVEADAALHTAVVAAAHNTMLAELYASVGAALRSTVAQAMGEALEPERYVDHGRLVEAIRDGDPARAAIEAGAFLEPPSGA; translated from the coding sequence GTGACACCCGCCGTCGATTCCGTCGCCGTGCCGCCCCGCGGTCACCGCGTGCGCCAGACCATCGAGCAGCTCCGGGCCCGGATCCTCGGGGGCGAGTGGCCGGTGGGCGCGAAGATCCCCACCGAGCCGCAGCTCGTCGCGGCGCTGGGCGTGGGCCGGAACACCGTCCGCGAGGCGGTCCGGGCGCTGGTGCACGCCGGGGTGCTGGAGTGCCGGCAGGGCTCCGGCACCTACGTGGTGTCGACCGACGAACTGGCCCCCGTGGTGGCCCGCCGGCTCACCGACGACCGGATGGCCGAGGTGATCGAGGTCCGGCGCGCCTTCGAGGTGGAGGCGGCCCGGCTCGCCGCGCTGCGGCGTACCCCCGAGGACCTGGCGGCGCTCGACGGCGCGCTCGCCACCCGGGAGGCCGCCTGGCGCTCCGGCCGGGTCGGTCAGTTCGTCGAGGCCGACGCGGCGCTGCACACCGCCGTGGTGGCCGCCGCGCACAACACCATGCTGGCCGAGCTCTACGCCTCGGTCGGCGCCGCGCTGCGCAGCACCGTCGCCCAGGCCATGGGCGAGGCCCTGGAACCCGAGCGGTACGTGGACCACGGCCGGCTGGTCGAGGCGATCCGGGACGGCGACCCGGCGCGGGCGGCGATCGAGGCCGGTGCTTTTCTCGAACCCCCCTCCGGGGCATAG
- a CDS encoding ZIP family metal transporter, with protein sequence MPEWLEAGFWGLLAGSALLIGALVGFFARVPRQVIASVMAFGAGVLLSAVSFELIAEAHEQGGLRPVVIGATFGALAYTGANILLARRGARHRKRSGDEQPSEQEQPGSGTAIAVGALLDGVPESVVIGASLLAGGPVSLVTVIAVFLSNVPEGLSSAAGMRQAGRTRRYVFLLWTAIALVSGAAALAGYTLLGGAPPEVLATITALAAGAILAMITDTMVPEAFEDAHLLVGLITVLGFLVAFALSHA encoded by the coding sequence GTGCCGGAGTGGTTGGAAGCGGGATTCTGGGGTCTGCTGGCCGGGTCGGCTCTGCTGATCGGGGCGCTCGTCGGGTTCTTCGCGCGGGTGCCGCGCCAGGTGATCGCCTCGGTCATGGCCTTCGGCGCGGGGGTGCTGCTCTCCGCGGTCTCGTTCGAGCTGATCGCCGAAGCGCACGAGCAGGGCGGACTGAGGCCGGTGGTGATCGGCGCGACGTTCGGCGCGCTCGCGTACACCGGGGCGAACATCCTGCTGGCCCGTCGCGGGGCGCGGCACCGCAAGCGCTCCGGCGACGAGCAGCCCTCCGAGCAGGAACAGCCCGGCTCGGGCACGGCCATCGCGGTGGGAGCGCTGCTGGACGGCGTACCCGAGTCGGTGGTGATCGGCGCGAGCCTGCTGGCCGGCGGCCCGGTCAGCCTGGTCACGGTGATCGCGGTCTTCCTCAGCAACGTGCCGGAAGGGCTCTCCAGCGCCGCCGGCATGCGCCAGGCCGGCCGCACCCGGCGCTACGTCTTCCTGCTCTGGACGGCCATCGCCCTGGTGTCCGGCGCGGCGGCGCTGGCCGGCTACACGCTGCTCGGGGGTGCCCCGCCCGAGGTGCTGGCCACCATCACGGCGCTCGCGGCCGGCGCGATCCTCGCGATGATCACCGACACCATGGTCCCGGAGGCGTTCGAGGACGCCCACCTGCTGGTCGGTCTGATCACCGTGCTCGGCTTCCTGGTCGCGTTCGCGTTGTCCCACGCCTGA
- a CDS encoding STAS domain-containing protein, with amino-acid sequence MALSAEQSGRLARLLTEHADRLTTRWTEIVASSLRGRLSQAELSRQAGELHRGMVDAAGQGLTDLADQHGGELRAVLAELSTSRARQGFSATETAISVFAFKDALLELMEESQDADTLRDFVAFSALIDQMGLFTFESFVRTREGLIADQAEQLLELSTPVVKLWEGVVAVPLVGTLDSARAQVVMERLLQTLVDTGSPYAIIDITGVPAVDTQVAQHILKTVVAARLMGADCIISGIRPQIAQTIVALGIEFGDIATKASLADALRHVLRLTGVETTSRRARRES; translated from the coding sequence ATGGCGTTGAGCGCCGAACAGAGTGGTCGGCTCGCCCGCCTGCTGACCGAGCACGCCGACCGGCTGACCACCCGCTGGACGGAGATCGTGGCCAGCTCGCTGCGCGGCCGGCTCAGCCAGGCGGAACTGTCCCGCCAGGCGGGAGAGCTGCACCGCGGCATGGTCGATGCCGCCGGGCAGGGTCTCACCGACCTGGCCGACCAGCACGGCGGCGAGCTGCGGGCTGTGCTGGCCGAGCTCTCGACCAGCCGGGCGCGGCAGGGCTTCAGCGCCACCGAGACCGCGATCAGCGTGTTCGCGTTCAAGGACGCGCTGCTGGAGCTCATGGAGGAGAGCCAGGACGCGGACACCCTCCGCGATTTCGTCGCCTTCTCCGCCCTGATCGACCAGATGGGCCTGTTCACCTTCGAGAGCTTCGTGCGCACCCGCGAGGGCCTGATCGCCGACCAGGCGGAGCAGCTGCTGGAGCTGTCCACGCCGGTGGTGAAGCTCTGGGAGGGCGTGGTCGCCGTCCCGCTGGTCGGCACCCTCGACTCGGCCCGTGCCCAGGTGGTGATGGAGCGGCTGCTCCAGACCCTGGTCGACACCGGCTCGCCGTACGCGATCATCGACATCACCGGCGTGCCGGCCGTGGACACCCAGGTCGCCCAGCACATCCTCAAGACCGTGGTGGCCGCCCGGCTGATGGGCGCCGACTGCATCATCTCCGGCATCCGGCCCCAGATCGCACAGACGATCGTCGCCCTCGGCATCGAGTTCGGCGACATCGCCACCAAGGCGAGCCTGGCCGACGCGCTGCGCCACGTGCTGCGCCTCACCGGCGTCGAGACGACCTCCCGCCGCGCACGCCGGGAGTCCTGA
- the mscL gene encoding large conductance mechanosensitive channel protein MscL, translating into MLKGFKDFIMRGNVVDLAVGVVIGAAFTGVVTQLTKSFLDPLIRVFVLLITGSDKGLAGTAPTFRGIAFDWVAFVNAVITFLLTAAALYFLVVYPMNRLAERRRRGEEPPPKAPSEEIKLLTEIRDALLAGNHATPGQRGALDDVLGRRQEPPAAR; encoded by the coding sequence ATGCTCAAGGGCTTCAAAGACTTCATCATGCGCGGCAACGTCGTCGACCTGGCGGTCGGTGTCGTCATCGGCGCCGCCTTCACCGGCGTGGTCACCCAGCTCACCAAGTCGTTCCTGGACCCGCTGATCCGGGTCTTCGTGCTGCTGATCACCGGCAGCGACAAGGGGCTGGCCGGCACGGCGCCGACGTTCCGCGGCATCGCGTTCGACTGGGTCGCCTTCGTCAACGCGGTGATCACCTTCCTGCTCACCGCGGCGGCGCTCTACTTCCTGGTCGTCTACCCGATGAACCGGCTCGCCGAGCGGCGCCGGCGCGGCGAGGAGCCGCCGCCGAAGGCCCCCAGCGAGGAGATCAAGCTGCTCACCGAGATCCGGGACGCGCTGCTCGCCGGCAACCACGCCACGCCGGGCCAGCGCGGCGCGCTGGACGACGTGCTCGGCCGCCGGCAGGAGCCTCCGGCCGCGCGCTGA